One Meiothermus sp. QL-1 DNA segment encodes these proteins:
- the rpsJ gene encoding 30S ribosomal protein S10: MPKIRIKLRGFDHKSLDASAAKIVETARRSGAKVSGPVPLPTRVRRFTVLRSPFKHKDSREHFELRTHNRLVDITDPTPKTIEGLRNLDLPTGVEIELKMIGGR, translated from the coding sequence GTGCCAAAGATCCGCATCAAACTTCGGGGCTTTGACCACAAGAGCCTGGATGCCTCGGCGGCCAAAATCGTGGAGACGGCTCGCCGCAGCGGGGCCAAGGTCTCGGGTCCGGTGCCCCTGCCCACCCGGGTACGCCGCTTTACCGTGCTGCGCAGTCCTTTCAAGCACAAGGACAGCCGGGAGCACTTCGAGCTGCGCACCCACAATCGGTTGGTAGACATCACCGATCCCACCCCCAAGACCATAGAGGGGCTGCGGAACCTGGATCTGCCCACCGGCGTGGAGATTGAACTCAAGATGATAGGAGGCCGCTGA
- the rplC gene encoding 50S ribosomal protein L3 yields MKGILGTKVGMTQIWRGDRVVPVTVILAGPCPVVQRKTVEKDGYEAVQLGFLPQKPQRVNKPLKGHFARAGVEPVRYLREIRGFSPEGDTVTVEIFKPGEVVDVTGTSKGRGFTGVMKRWNFAGGYDSHGAHKVHRHPGSIGNRKTPGRVFKGKKMAGRWGNERVTIQGLEVVDVLAEENLLLVKGSVPGANGSLVIVRETSKVPEKAGKGGK; encoded by the coding sequence ATGAAGGGCATCCTTGGAACCAAGGTGGGCATGACCCAGATCTGGAGGGGGGACCGGGTGGTGCCCGTGACCGTTATCCTGGCTGGTCCTTGCCCGGTCGTACAGCGCAAGACGGTGGAAAAGGACGGCTACGAGGCGGTTCAGCTCGGTTTCCTTCCCCAAAAACCCCAGCGGGTGAACAAGCCCCTGAAGGGCCACTTTGCCCGGGCTGGGGTGGAGCCGGTGCGGTATTTGCGGGAGATACGGGGCTTCAGCCCCGAGGGGGATACCGTGACGGTGGAGATTTTCAAACCGGGCGAGGTGGTGGACGTGACCGGTACCTCCAAGGGCCGCGGGTTTACCGGCGTGATGAAGCGCTGGAACTTTGCTGGGGGCTATGACTCCCACGGTGCCCACAAGGTCCACCGTCATCCGGGCTCCATCGGCAACCGCAAGACCCCGGGCCGGGTCTTCAAGGGAAAGAAGATGGCCGGGCGCTGGGGCAACGAGCGGGTGACCATCCAGGGCCTCGAGGTGGTGGATGTGCTCGCCGAGGAGAACCTGCTTTTGGTCAAGGGGTCGGTGCCGGGGGCCAACGGCAGCCTGGTGATCGTGCGGGAGACCAGCAAGGTACCGGAGAAAGCGGGCAAGGGAGGTAAGTGA
- the rplD gene encoding 50S ribosomal protein L4 translates to MYSIPVLGSSRTVEAHLPAEVSPHVLYEVVRWQMASRRRGTAATKTRGMVSFTSKKMYPQKHTGRARHGDFGAPIFVGGGTVFGPQPRDYSYTLPKKVRRLGLGMALADRAREGKLFLVEQFEGVNGKTKEFVAWLKSHNLEGPSILLVTRDEKVARSARNLPQVWVLAPEGLNVYDILRREVLVVEAALWADVQARLGGEAQ, encoded by the coding sequence ATGTACAGCATTCCGGTGCTCGGCAGCAGCAGGACCGTGGAGGCCCACCTTCCTGCGGAGGTAAGCCCCCACGTGCTCTACGAGGTTGTGCGCTGGCAGATGGCCTCCCGCCGTCGGGGCACGGCGGCCACCAAGACCCGCGGGATGGTCAGCTTCACCAGCAAGAAGATGTACCCCCAGAAGCACACCGGGCGGGCCCGTCACGGCGATTTTGGGGCGCCCATCTTCGTGGGCGGGGGTACGGTGTTTGGGCCCCAGCCGCGCGACTACAGCTACACCCTGCCCAAAAAGGTGCGCAGGCTGGGCCTGGGTATGGCCCTGGCCGATCGGGCGCGGGAGGGGAAGCTGTTTTTGGTGGAGCAGTTTGAAGGGGTGAACGGCAAAACCAAGGAGTTCGTAGCCTGGCTCAAGAGCCACAATCTGGAAGGCCCCTCCATCCTGTTGGTGACCCGCGACGAGAAGGTGGCCCGCTCGGCCCGCAACCTGCCGCAGGTATGGGTGCTGGCCCCGGAGGGGCTGAATGTATACGACATACTGCGGCGGGAGGTGTTGGTGGTGGAGGCGGCGCTTTGGGCGGATGTGCAGGCCCGGTTGGGGGGTGAGGCCCAGTGA